A window of the Buchnera aphidicola str. Sg (Schizaphis graminum) genome harbors these coding sequences:
- a CDS encoding YbaB/EbfC family nucleoid-associated protein: MFTKGGLGNLMKQAQQMQEKMAKVQEEIAKMEVTGEAGAGLVKVTINGAHNCRRVEVDPSLLKDDKDMLEDLAAAAFNDATRRISEVQKKKMSAISTGMQLPTGFNIPI; encoded by the coding sequence ATGTTTACTAAAGGTGGATTAGGAAATCTTATGAAACAAGCTCAACAAATGCAAGAAAAGATGGCAAAAGTACAAGAAGAAATAGCTAAAATGGAAGTTACAGGAGAAGCAGGTGCAGGATTAGTAAAAGTAACTATTAATGGAGCACATAATTGTAGACGTGTAGAAGTAGATCCAAGTTTACTAAAAGATGATAAAGATATGTTAGAAGATTTAGCTGCAGCTGCTTTTAATGATGCGACTAGAAGAATATCTGAAGTTCAAAAGAAAAAAATGTCCGCTATATCTACAGGAATGCAGTTGCCTACAGGATTTAATATACCAATATAA
- the ppiD gene encoding peptidylprolyl isomerase, which produces MIKYLKSRLNIIIVKCILGIIILSLVFGTINNYFNRDTTRYIAKVNGEEISFITLQKMYIDERKKQEKILGQDFEKIKKNKKFKEETYNYILSQLINNILLEQYTKRMNFNIQDNEIKKIIFNIPIFQENNEFNKKKYLNYLSSKNLTHYEYVSLIRKKLNTTYLINAISETDFILDNEQKKIIKLLSEKRIIKKAIIKINPIINNQKVTEKEINNYFDQHKNEFYTPEKFKISYIQLKPNKFKIQCSNEEIKNWYKKNIDKYSNQERRQYSIIQTKTKNEALSILSELKKGEDFSKIAKEKSIDPFSSEQGGNIGWITKNFVPNEIKIANLEKIDQISNIIKFNNNFLIIKLNKILPKKYKKISEVSDLIENEIKYQKSLNTYKKLKDKIAIIAKKNINRFDLILKKTNILPKETNWFDKDSVPKELQNPILKKIIFKKGLLDRQKKLKSHSGLIVLNDHQSFLLSIKNFQKKRIKKLKDIKRNIVNKLKYIKAVEKTKNKLKKILFQLKIGNEHILKKENIIFEEYETVSRYDKNPNISVIFAMPHPKEEKNVYTMYQNKNKNFVIALLDKVYNEKFSNEEEKIIIKYLEKNNIDVTFQCFLQNLHRKATILYNKTDNF; this is translated from the coding sequence ATGATTAAATATTTAAAATCCCGATTAAATATCATTATAGTTAAATGTATATTGGGAATAATTATTTTATCATTAGTATTCGGTACTATAAATAATTATTTCAATAGAGATACAACAAGATACATTGCTAAAGTAAACGGAGAGGAAATAAGTTTTATAACACTACAAAAAATGTATATTGATGAAAGAAAAAAACAAGAAAAAATATTAGGACAAGATTTTGAGAAAATTAAAAAAAATAAAAAATTTAAAGAAGAAACATATAACTATATACTATCTCAACTCATAAATAATATTCTTTTAGAACAATATACTAAAAGAATGAATTTTAATATACAAGACAACGAAATAAAAAAAATAATATTCAATATACCAATATTTCAAGAAAATAATGAATTTAATAAGAAAAAATATTTAAATTATCTTTCATCAAAAAATTTAACACATTATGAATACGTAAGCTTAATTAGAAAAAAACTTAATACTACATATTTAATAAATGCTATTTCTGAAACAGATTTTATATTAGATAATGAACAAAAAAAGATAATAAAGCTATTATCTGAAAAAAGAATTATAAAAAAAGCAATTATAAAAATCAACCCTATTATTAATAATCAGAAAGTAACTGAAAAAGAGATAAATAATTATTTTGATCAACATAAAAATGAATTTTATACTCCAGAAAAATTTAAAATCAGTTATATTCAGCTTAAACCTAATAAATTTAAAATACAATGCAGTAATGAAGAAATAAAAAATTGGTATAAAAAAAATATAGATAAATATTCAAATCAAGAAAGAAGACAATATAGTATTATTCAAACTAAAACTAAGAATGAAGCATTATCCATTTTATCAGAATTAAAAAAAGGAGAAGATTTTTCTAAAATAGCTAAAGAAAAATCAATAGATCCCTTTTCTTCTGAACAAGGAGGAAATATTGGATGGATAACAAAAAACTTTGTACCAAATGAAATAAAAATTGCTAATTTAGAAAAAATAGATCAAATTTCTAATATTATTAAGTTTAACAATAATTTTTTAATAATTAAATTAAATAAAATTTTACCGAAAAAATACAAAAAAATATCTGAAGTATCAGATCTTATTGAAAATGAAATAAAATATCAAAAATCTTTAAATACATATAAAAAATTAAAAGATAAAATTGCTATAATTGCAAAAAAAAATATTAATAGATTTGATTTAATTCTTAAAAAAACTAACATCCTTCCTAAAGAAACGAATTGGTTTGATAAAGACTCTGTTCCTAAAGAATTACAAAATCCCATATTAAAAAAAATTATTTTTAAAAAAGGACTATTAGATAGACAAAAAAAACTAAAATCACACTCTGGTCTAATTGTATTAAATGATCATCAATCTTTTTTATTGAGTATAAAAAATTTTCAAAAAAAAAGAATTAAAAAACTTAAAGACATTAAAAGAAATATTGTTAATAAACTAAAATATATCAAAGCTGTAGAAAAAACGAAAAATAAATTAAAAAAAATTTTATTTCAACTAAAAATTGGAAATGAACACATTTTAAAAAAAGAAAATATTATTTTTGAAGAATATGAAACTGTATCTCGATATGACAAAAATCCAAATATATCTGTAATTTTTGCAATGCCGCATCCAAAAGAAGAGAAAAACGTTTATACTATGTATCAAAATAAAAACAAAAATTTTGTTATTGCATTATTAGATAAAGTTTATAATGAAAAATTTTCTAACGAAGAAGAGAAGATTATTATCAAATATTTAGAAAAAAATAATATCGATGTAACATTTCAATGTTTTCTCCAAAATTTACATAGAAAGGCAACAATTTTATATAATAAAACAGATAACTTTTAA
- the queC gene encoding 7-cyano-7-deazaguanine synthase QueC, with the protein MKKILIIFSGGQDSTTCLIHYTNIYKEIYCITFDYNQLHKSEIDSARFISNYFNVKKHIFVDLKCLKNLSISSLTDEKISILDNHPLNFSLPSTFVPGRNILFLTLSSIYAFNHQINSIVLGVNEIDFSGYPDCRNAFLKKMNDVVQIGMNCKINFQSPLINLSKAEIWALSDYWNSTQFILNNTVTCYQGIQGKGCGQCQSCILRNDGFNKWKSNPSYYMKKLKEKFNFDN; encoded by the coding sequence ATGAAAAAAATACTGATAATTTTTAGTGGTGGGCAAGATTCAACTACTTGCTTAATACATTATACTAATATATATAAAGAAATTTACTGTATTACATTTGATTATAATCAGCTTCATAAATCTGAAATTGATTCTGCTCGTTTTATATCAAATTATTTTAATGTGAAAAAACACATATTTGTCGATCTTAAATGTTTAAAAAATCTTTCAATAAGTAGTTTAACAGATGAAAAAATTTCTATTCTTGATAATCATCCGTTAAATTTTTCATTACCAAGTACTTTTGTTCCAGGTCGTAATATTTTATTTTTAACTTTATCTTCTATATATGCTTTTAATCATCAAATTAATTCGATTGTTTTAGGAGTAAATGAAATCGATTTTTCTGGTTATCCAGATTGTAGAAACGCATTTTTAAAAAAAATGAATGATGTTGTTCAAATTGGTATGAATTGTAAGATTAACTTTCAATCTCCTTTAATTAATTTAAGTAAAGCGGAAATATGGGCTTTGTCAGATTATTGGAATTCTACTCAATTTATTCTTAATAATACAGTCACTTGTTATCAAGGTATTCAAGGAAAAGGTTGTGGTCAATGTCAATCATGTATTCTTAGGAACGATGGATTCAATAAGTGGAAATCTAATCCTTCTTACTATATGAAAAAGTTAAAAGAAAAGTTTAATTTTGATAATTAA
- a CDS encoding SmdA family multidrug ABC transporter permease/ATP-binding protein, with the protein MRLFNQLKWYFIKEWKRYLGSIILLIIIAFLQLLPPKIIGILIDLIIKEKMSGFEILPWISIILLIAIIVYILRYLWRILLFGASYQLATELRVKFYSYLSKQSEIFFLKNRTGDLIARATNDVDRVVFAAGEGVLTLVDSSVMGISVLIVMITQISWLLTIISLIPMPIMAILIKKYGKKLHDTFRNAQSAFSLLNNQTQEILTSIRMIRAFGLEKNQLKKFNNIVNDTGKKNMEVAEIDARFDPVIYLSVAFSNLLAITAGGWLVWNNTITIGKLTSFIMYLGLMIWPMLALAWMFNIVERGSAAWDRIHSIINQNLYIEDGKKTIINMNGKLNINIDMFFYPKNKKPSLKNIYLSLNPGKTLGICGPTGAGKSTLLKLIQRQFKIHKGEILYNSSSLLELKIDYWRSKIGVVNQTSFLFSDSISNNISLGKPKASQKEIEKAAKLADIHKDIVCLPQGYNTQVGERGVMLSGGQKQRIAIARALLLNTEILILDDALSAVDGKTENNILKNLKKWKDKGYSLIIVAHRLSALIHADEIIVIKEGTIIQRGNHEKLIKEKNWYKSMYDHQKIQTEIENF; encoded by the coding sequence GTGAGATTGTTCAATCAATTAAAATGGTATTTTATAAAAGAATGGAAGCGTTATTTAGGATCAATTATATTATTAATAATAATAGCCTTTTTACAATTATTACCACCTAAGATAATTGGAATTTTAATAGATTTAATTATAAAAGAAAAAATGAGCGGTTTTGAAATATTACCTTGGATTTCAATTATTCTTTTAATTGCTATTATAGTTTATATACTGCGTTATTTATGGAGAATTCTTTTATTTGGTGCCTCATATCAATTAGCTACAGAATTACGAGTAAAATTTTATTCTTATCTTAGTAAACAAAGTGAAATATTTTTTTTAAAAAATCGTACTGGAGATCTTATAGCTAGAGCTACTAATGATGTTGATCGTGTTGTTTTTGCAGCAGGAGAGGGAGTTTTAACACTAGTAGATTCATCTGTAATGGGTATTTCAGTATTAATAGTAATGATTACACAAATTAGTTGGTTGTTAACCATAATTTCATTAATACCAATGCCAATTATGGCTATTCTAATAAAAAAATATGGAAAAAAACTGCATGATACCTTTCGCAATGCTCAAAGTGCATTTTCTTTATTAAATAATCAAACACAAGAAATATTAACTAGTATTCGAATGATTAGAGCATTTGGATTAGAAAAAAACCAATTAAAAAAATTTAACAACATTGTTAATGATACTGGAAAAAAAAATATGGAAGTTGCAGAAATAGATGCTCGTTTTGATCCAGTAATCTATTTATCAGTTGCATTTTCTAATTTGTTAGCTATTACAGCTGGAGGATGGTTAGTTTGGAACAATACTATTACAATTGGAAAATTGACTAGTTTCATCATGTATTTAGGTTTAATGATTTGGCCAATGTTAGCTTTAGCATGGATGTTTAATATTGTTGAAAGAGGAAGTGCAGCATGGGATAGGATTCATTCTATTATTAATCAAAATTTATATATAGAAGATGGAAAGAAAACAATAATAAATATGAATGGAAAATTAAATATTAATATTGATATGTTTTTTTATCCTAAAAATAAAAAACCATCTTTAAAAAATATTTACTTAAGTCTTAATCCAGGAAAAACTTTAGGGATTTGTGGCCCTACAGGTGCTGGAAAAAGTACTCTATTAAAACTGATTCAACGACAATTTAAAATTCATAAAGGAGAAATACTTTATAATTCTTCATCCTTATTAGAACTAAAAATTGACTATTGGAGAAGTAAAATCGGAGTTGTAAATCAAACTTCATTTTTATTTTCAGATAGCATATCAAACAATATTTCTTTAGGTAAACCTAAGGCTTCTCAGAAAGAAATAGAAAAAGCCGCTAAATTAGCTGATATACATAAGGATATTGTCTGTTTACCTCAAGGATATAATACTCAGGTAGGAGAAAGAGGTGTAATGTTATCTGGTGGTCAAAAGCAAAGAATAGCCATTGCACGTGCACTATTGTTGAATACAGAAATACTAATATTGGATGATGCTTTATCAGCAGTAGATGGTAAAACAGAAAATAATATTTTAAAAAATTTAAAAAAATGGAAAGATAAGGGCTATTCTTTAATAATTGTAGCACATCGATTATCTGCATTAATTCATGCAGATGAAATTATAGTGATTAAAGAAGGTACCATTATTCAAAGAGGAAATCATGAAAAATTAATAAAAGAGAAAAATTGGTATAAATCTATGTATGATCATCAAAAGATACAAACAGAAATTGAAAATTTTTAA
- the dnaX gene encoding DNA polymerase III subunit gamma/tau, whose translation MNYQILARKWRPQSFKKIIGQKYIVKAISNGFSLGKIHHAWLLSGTRGVGKTTIARLIAKSLNCEIGITSLPCRKCTICQEIEKGICLDFIEIDAASRTKVEEIREILDNIYYTPSKSRFKVYLIDEVHMLSRHSFNALLKTLEEPPQHIKFILATTDVEKIPKTIRSRCLHFKLNILSEEDIFNFLKHILKKGGNNFDEEALKIISDYANGSMRDALNLLEHAMHLSKNNINLKNTTEMLGIPNKKHAFLLTKFLLEQDSKKMMCLLNKISKIGLEWQNILIEMMRFLHHIAMLKSYPKIWNQIFIKNNENEIKKIAENNSKYNIQLCYKILLKGRKELFFSPNHKMGVEMILLQAITEIKR comes from the coding sequence ATGAATTATCAAATACTAGCAAGAAAATGGCGTCCTCAATCTTTTAAAAAAATAATTGGTCAAAAATATATTGTTAAAGCTATATCTAATGGATTTTCTCTTGGGAAAATTCATCATGCATGGTTATTATCTGGAACAAGAGGTGTAGGAAAAACTACAATTGCTCGTTTAATCGCTAAAAGTTTAAATTGTGAAATAGGTATCACATCTTTACCATGTAGAAAATGTACTATCTGTCAAGAAATAGAAAAAGGTATTTGTCTCGATTTTATTGAAATAGATGCGGCTTCACGTACGAAAGTAGAAGAAATTCGAGAAATTTTAGATAACATTTACTACACTCCTTCTAAAAGTCGTTTTAAGGTATATTTAATTGACGAAGTTCATATGCTATCTAGACATAGTTTTAATGCACTTCTTAAAACTCTTGAAGAACCTCCTCAACATATAAAATTTATTTTAGCTACAACAGATGTAGAAAAAATACCTAAAACTATTAGATCACGTTGTTTACATTTTAAATTAAATATATTATCAGAAGAAGATATTTTTAATTTTTTAAAACATATTCTCAAAAAGGGAGGTAATAATTTTGATGAAGAAGCATTAAAAATAATATCTGATTATGCTAATGGAAGTATGAGAGATGCGTTAAACCTATTAGAACATGCTATGCATTTAAGTAAAAATAATATAAATTTAAAAAATACAACTGAAATGTTAGGTATACCAAATAAAAAACATGCTTTCTTACTAACAAAATTTTTATTAGAACAAGATTCAAAAAAAATGATGTGTTTATTAAACAAAATAAGTAAGATAGGCTTAGAATGGCAAAATATCTTAATAGAAATGATGCGTTTTTTACACCATATAGCTATGCTAAAATCTTATCCAAAAATATGGAATCAAATTTTTATAAAAAATAATGAAAATGAAATAAAAAAAATTGCAGAAAATAATAGCAAATATAATATTCAATTATGTTATAAAATCTTGTTAAAGGGAAGAAAAGAATTATTTTTTTCACCTAATCATAAAATGGGAGTAGAAATGATTTTACTCCAAGCAATTACAGAAATAAAAAGATAA
- the htpG gene encoding molecular chaperone HtpG translates to MQKKEVYSFQSEVKQLLHLMIHSLYSNKEIFLRELISNASDAIDKLRFQSISNPELYENDSDFKIQISINKSQGTLIISDNGIGMTRQDVVENLGTIAKSGTKSFIKSLEKKEKNVKNELIGEFGVGFYSSFIVSKKVSVRTRFAGSKSNLGVLWESSGEGEYNITDIKKKTRGTEITLFLKKEEEEFLELWRIEGIVSKYSDHITVPVKIQKYDEKNKIYFWEKINKAKALWTQNKATISEKEYQEFYKHLTNDQNNPLFWSHNHVEGINEYISLLFIPEKAAWDIWNRDNKSGLKLYVKRVYIMDNSQAFLPNYLRFIRGLIDSNNLPLNVSREILQDNSITQNLKKALIKRSLKMLQTLSKKDNEKYQIFWNQFGSVLKEGPAEDSNNLNLIASLLRFTSIQNNSSEQNISLEKYISNMHEKQEKIYYITADSYTSAKNSPHLELFNKKNIDVLLLSDRIDEWMMNYLTEFEGKKFQSISKEDLSLNKLTKENENKKETSTEMIEFLKKVKKTLGDKVKSVRLTYRLTETPCIVLSDSNEMSTQMAKLFSAAGQSVPELKYIFEINPEHKLIQKICKIKENEKFDEWIKLLLDQALFAEKGNLENPHEFIARTNKLILEQ, encoded by the coding sequence ATACAAAAAAAAGAAGTATATAGTTTTCAATCTGAAGTAAAACAATTATTACATTTAATGATTCATTCTTTATATTCAAATAAAGAAATATTTTTAAGAGAATTAATATCTAATGCATCAGATGCAATAGATAAATTAAGATTTCAATCTATATCAAATCCAGAATTGTATGAAAATGATAGCGACTTTAAAATTCAAATATCTATTAATAAGTCTCAAGGTACTTTAATTATTAGTGATAACGGTATTGGAATGACACGTCAAGATGTAGTTGAAAATTTAGGTACAATTGCAAAATCAGGAACTAAGTCATTTATAAAATCTTTAGAAAAAAAAGAAAAAAATGTAAAAAATGAACTAATTGGAGAGTTTGGTGTCGGTTTTTATTCATCTTTTATAGTATCAAAAAAAGTATCAGTAAGAACAAGGTTTGCAGGGAGTAAATCAAATCTAGGTGTATTATGGGAATCATCTGGAGAAGGAGAATACAACATTACTGATATAAAGAAAAAAACTAGAGGTACCGAAATCACTTTATTTTTAAAAAAAGAAGAAGAAGAGTTTTTAGAGTTATGGCGGATTGAAGGTATAGTCAGCAAGTATTCTGATCATATTACTGTACCAGTAAAAATACAAAAATATGATGAAAAAAATAAAATATATTTTTGGGAAAAAATCAATAAAGCCAAGGCATTATGGACACAAAACAAAGCTACTATTAGTGAAAAAGAATATCAAGAGTTTTATAAACACCTTACAAATGATCAAAATAACCCACTTTTTTGGAGTCATAATCATGTAGAAGGCATTAATGAATATATTAGTTTGTTATTTATTCCTGAAAAAGCTGCTTGGGACATTTGGAATAGAGATAATAAATCTGGTTTAAAATTGTATGTAAAACGTGTTTATATTATGGATAATTCTCAAGCTTTTCTTCCAAACTATTTAAGATTTATTAGAGGATTAATAGATTCAAATAATTTACCTTTAAATGTTTCTCGAGAAATATTACAAGATAACTCTATTACGCAAAACTTAAAAAAAGCATTAATAAAAAGATCGTTAAAAATGCTTCAAACATTATCAAAAAAAGATAATGAAAAATATCAAATATTCTGGAATCAATTCGGATCAGTTTTAAAAGAAGGACCTGCTGAAGATAGTAACAATTTAAATTTAATTGCTAGTCTCTTACGATTTACATCTATTCAAAATAATAGTTCTGAACAAAATATTTCACTAGAAAAATACATATCTAATATGCATGAAAAACAAGAAAAAATATATTATATTACTGCAGATAGTTACACATCAGCAAAAAATAGTCCACATTTAGAATTGTTTAATAAAAAAAATATTGATGTTTTATTACTATCAGATAGAATTGATGAATGGATGATGAATTATCTTACTGAATTTGAAGGAAAAAAATTTCAATCCATCAGCAAAGAAGATCTATCATTGAATAAATTAACAAAAGAAAATGAAAATAAAAAAGAAACATCAACAGAAATGATAGAATTTTTAAAAAAAGTAAAAAAAACTTTAGGTGATAAAGTAAAATCAGTACGGTTAACATATCGATTAACAGAAACTCCATGTATCGTATTAAGTGATTCAAATGAAATGAGCACTCAAATGGCAAAACTATTTAGTGCAGCAGGACAAAGTGTTCCAGAATTAAAATATATATTTGAAATCAATCCAGAACATAAATTAATACAAAAGATATGTAAAATAAAAGAAAACGAAAAATTTGACGAGTGGATTAAATTATTATTAGATCAAGCACTATTTGCCGAAAAAGGAAATTTAGAAAATCCACATGAATTTATTGCTAGAACAAATAAATTAATTTTAGAACAATAA
- a CDS encoding SmdB family multidrug efflux ABC transporter permease/ATP-binding protein, protein MDHLIQFWPILKRLIIYAIPWKKKIILAFFLLLSGATSEVLGPILISYFINNILSQHQLNFQLILIIIVIFIMLQILAVFFNYFQSILFNKIAVGIVNKLRNDVMKAALNQPISEFDSQPIGQMISKVTNDTEVIKELYDTVGPTFFRSITLIIIILFAMFTLEWHMAIITIFIIPLVIIVMSIYQYYSTPLLRNVRYYVANINNKFNETINGMNVIQQFRQQTRFENNIKESSELHYLARMKILKLDGFLLRPLLSLLSALVLCSFMFLFSYFSIGVYEVGVLYAFITYLGRLNEPLISITIQQSILQQAIVAGERIFSLIDSPKQKYGNNEEEIKSGKINIKNLSFKYKESGENILNNINIYIPSKSFVAFVGQTGSGKSTLANLLMGYYPIKHGKIYLDDKSINCISHDVLRKNILMVQQDPIVLADTFSSNITLGKKISEEKIWNVLKTVHLSSLVQSMPKGIYSILGEEGNNLSLGQKQLLAIARILVRNPKILILDEATANIDSGTEKLIQTTLSSIRAKTTLVVIAHRLSTVIEADMIVVLKKGKIVELGTHKQLLEKKGFYWKMYNFQLFNC, encoded by the coding sequence ATGGATCATTTAATACAATTTTGGCCCATTTTAAAACGTTTAATAATTTATGCAATACCATGGAAAAAAAAAATAATATTAGCATTTTTTTTACTTTTAAGTGGAGCAACTTCTGAAGTTTTAGGACCAATTTTAATAAGTTATTTTATTAATAATATTTTGTCTCAACATCAATTAAATTTTCAATTAATACTAATTATTATAGTGATATTCATAATGCTGCAAATATTAGCAGTTTTTTTTAATTATTTTCAAAGTATTTTATTTAATAAAATAGCTGTAGGGATTGTTAATAAACTCCGAAACGACGTCATGAAAGCAGCACTAAATCAACCTATCAGTGAGTTTGACTCCCAACCTATTGGACAAATGATTTCAAAAGTAACTAATGATACTGAAGTTATTAAAGAGCTATATGATACTGTTGGTCCTACTTTCTTTCGAAGTATAACTTTGATTATAATTATATTATTTGCAATGTTTACTCTCGAATGGCATATGGCAATAATAACTATTTTTATTATTCCCTTAGTAATTATTGTAATGTCAATATATCAATATTATAGTACTCCTTTGTTAAGAAATGTACGGTATTACGTAGCTAATATTAATAATAAATTTAATGAAACTATTAACGGAATGAATGTTATTCAACAATTTAGACAACAAACAAGATTTGAAAACAATATTAAAGAAAGTAGTGAATTACATTATTTAGCTAGAATGAAAATATTAAAATTAGATGGTTTTTTGTTAAGACCACTATTAAGTTTATTATCAGCTTTAGTACTTTGCAGTTTTATGTTCTTATTCAGTTATTTTTCTATTGGAGTATACGAAGTAGGCGTATTATATGCTTTTATTACGTATCTTGGTCGTCTCAACGAACCTTTAATTTCAATTACTATTCAACAATCTATATTACAGCAAGCAATAGTAGCAGGAGAAAGAATTTTTTCTCTTATAGATTCACCAAAACAAAAATATGGAAACAATGAAGAAGAAATAAAAAGTGGAAAAATAAATATTAAAAATCTCAGTTTCAAATATAAAGAAAGTGGAGAAAACATACTTAATAATATTAATATATATATTCCGTCTAAAAGTTTTGTTGCATTTGTAGGTCAAACTGGAAGTGGGAAAAGTACTTTAGCTAACTTATTAATGGGATATTATCCTATAAAACATGGGAAAATATACTTAGATGATAAATCTATTAATTGCATATCTCATGATGTTTTACGAAAAAATATATTAATGGTGCAACAAGATCCAATAGTTCTAGCAGATACCTTCTCTTCTAATATTACACTGGGAAAAAAAATATCTGAGGAAAAGATATGGAATGTATTAAAAACTGTTCATCTCTCTTCATTAGTTCAATCCATGCCAAAAGGGATATACTCTATTTTAGGAGAAGAAGGAAATAATTTATCTCTCGGCCAAAAACAATTATTAGCTATTGCAAGAATACTAGTACGCAATCCTAAAATACTTATATTAGATGAAGCTACTGCTAACATTGATTCAGGAACTGAAAAATTAATTCAAACAACTTTGTCTTCTATACGCGCAAAAACAACCTTAGTTGTTATAGCTCATAGATTGTCGACAGTTATTGAAGCAGATATGATTGTAGTATTAAAAAAAGGAAAAATTGTTGAATTGGGAACACATAAGCAATTATTAGAAAAAAAAGGTTTTTATTGGAAAATGTATAATTTTCAACTTTTTAATTGCTAA
- the adk gene encoding adenylate kinase: MRIILLGAPGTGKGTQAKLITENYNIPKISTGDILRENIQKKNTIGKKIHNILKNGELVSNRIVCNLIGERIQKKDCIHGFLLDGFPRTQKQAEYISNLKIKIDYVLELIVPYELILKRICGRRVHTPSGRIYNINYNPPREEGKDDLTQEKLTIREDDTIEIVKKRLENYEKNSFLLNKYYLREKKLKKLQYFKIDGKQSIYKIQREIKMMLK, from the coding sequence ATGCGTATTATTTTATTAGGTGCTCCAGGTACAGGAAAAGGAACACAAGCAAAATTGATTACAGAAAATTATAATATCCCCAAAATATCAACAGGAGATATTTTAAGAGAAAATATTCAAAAAAAAAATACAATTGGTAAAAAAATACACAATATTTTAAAAAATGGAGAATTAGTTTCCAATAGAATTGTATGTAATTTAATAGGAGAAAGAATTCAAAAAAAAGATTGTATTCATGGTTTTTTATTAGATGGATTTCCAAGAACACAAAAACAAGCTGAATACATATCAAATCTTAAAATAAAAATTGATTATGTTTTAGAATTAATAGTTCCATACGAATTAATTTTAAAGAGGATATGTGGAAGAAGAGTGCATACTCCATCTGGAAGAATTTATAATATCAATTATAATCCTCCTAGGGAAGAAGGAAAAGACGATCTTACTCAAGAAAAATTAACTATCAGAGAAGATGATACAATTGAAATTGTTAAAAAAAGACTAGAAAACTACGAAAAAAATTCTTTTTTACTAAATAAATATTATTTAAGAGAAAAAAAATTAAAAAAGTTGCAATATTTTAAAATTGATGGAAAACAAAGCATTTATAAAATTCAAAGAGAAATAAAGATGATGTTAAAATAA